In the Caballeronia sp. LZ062 genome, one interval contains:
- a CDS encoding DHA2 family efflux MFS transporter permease subunit, whose amino-acid sequence MFHGCAENGSSATLFLFPMTRQSSHTALLWIVAVGFFMQALDTTIVNTALPSIARDLHAAPLAMQSIVVAYTLTMALLTPASGWLADRFGTRHVYFVSISLFVAGSLACAGAHSLNQLVFARVLQGIGGSMLLPIGRLAVLRAVSGEAYVSALAMISVAGQVGPILGPTLGGWFVQSFTWHWIFLINVPIGAAGLYAVRRFLPHDTLHDAPPFDFVGCGLLSLCMVAFSLALDPPLQTHRGALSAALFALAAVSAFAYIPYARRRRNPLFKLALFHEPNFSVGLIGNLLCRIGSSAVPFLLPLMMQLELGYSPLHSGLMMLPIALAGTVSKRWIARLVKRYGYDTFLLVNTALVGASIVAFAAFSPSLPLAAEIVVLALFGACNSMQFAAMNSVTLKGLSKQDAGSGNSLFSMVQMLAIGLGVSIGGSLVQVFEGHFGSASLGFKLSFVCMGVVTLLSAAVFRRLDSAPRTPAPTPAARS is encoded by the coding sequence ATATTTCACGGATGCGCTGAAAACGGTTCCAGCGCGACGCTCTTCCTTTTTCCAATGACCAGACAGTCTTCGCACACGGCGCTTCTGTGGATCGTCGCCGTGGGCTTTTTCATGCAGGCGCTCGATACGACCATCGTCAACACGGCGCTGCCTTCCATCGCGCGGGACCTGCACGCCGCGCCGCTTGCGATGCAGTCGATCGTCGTCGCCTACACGCTCACGATGGCGCTGCTCACGCCCGCCTCCGGCTGGCTCGCGGACCGCTTCGGCACGCGGCACGTCTATTTCGTGTCGATCAGCCTGTTCGTCGCCGGATCGCTCGCCTGTGCGGGCGCGCATTCGCTCAACCAGCTCGTCTTTGCGCGCGTGCTGCAAGGCATCGGCGGCTCGATGCTGCTGCCGATCGGCCGCCTGGCGGTGTTGCGCGCCGTCAGCGGCGAAGCGTACGTGTCCGCACTCGCGATGATTTCCGTCGCCGGACAAGTCGGCCCGATTCTCGGCCCGACGCTCGGCGGATGGTTCGTCCAGTCGTTCACCTGGCACTGGATCTTTCTCATCAACGTGCCGATCGGCGCGGCCGGCCTCTACGCGGTGCGGCGCTTTCTGCCGCACGATACGCTGCACGACGCACCGCCCTTCGACTTCGTCGGCTGCGGGCTGCTGTCGCTGTGCATGGTCGCGTTTTCGCTCGCGCTCGATCCTCCGCTCCAGACGCATCGCGGTGCGCTGTCGGCGGCGCTCTTTGCGCTCGCGGCGGTATCCGCGTTCGCCTATATTCCGTACGCGCGCCGTCGGCGCAATCCGCTCTTCAAGCTCGCGCTCTTCCACGAGCCGAATTTCAGCGTGGGACTGATCGGAAATCTGCTGTGCCGCATCGGGTCGAGCGCGGTGCCGTTTCTGCTGCCGCTCATGATGCAGCTGGAACTCGGCTACAGCCCGCTGCACTCGGGCCTGATGATGCTGCCCATCGCGCTTGCGGGCACCGTCTCGAAGCGCTGGATCGCGCGGCTCGTCAAGCGTTACGGCTACGACACCTTCCTGCTGGTGAACACGGCGCTCGTCGGCGCGTCGATCGTTGCCTTCGCGGCGTTCTCGCCGTCGCTGCCGCTCGCCGCCGAAATCGTGGTTCTGGCGCTCTTCGGCGCGTGCAACTCGATGCAGTTCGCCGCGATGAACAGCGTCACGCTCAAGGGCTTGTCGAAGCAGGACGCGGGCAGCGGCAACAGCCTCTTCTCGATGGTGCAGATGCTCGCCATCGGACTCGGCGTCTCCATCGGCGGCTCGCTCGTACAGGTTTTCGAAGGACACTTCGGGTCGGCATCGCTCGGCTTCAAACTGAGCTTCGTATGCATGGGCGTGGTCACGCTGCTGTCGGCCGCGGTGTTCCGCCGGCTCGACTCCGCGCCACGCACGCCTGCGCCGACACCCGCTGCACGATCGTGA
- the rarD gene encoding EamA family transporter RarD produces the protein MNPGVFYAFAAFAIWGLFPIYFKALHSIGAIEMLAHRMAWSMAFLLIVLTARRHWQWLVPVVRDKRLLARFAASAVLLSANWGIYIWAVNDGRIVEASLGYFINPLVNVLFGMAFLRERLRPVQWMAVMVAALGVVWLTWANGAPPWISFALALTFGGYGLLRKTASLGALKGLTLETLLLCPVALLYLFLLGSHGASGFGQATFGVKLLLAAAGPVTAVPLLLFGAGARRIPLSMLGLIQYITPTLQLLIGVAIYREAFGHDQLIGYGAIWSALALYSLEGFYRAGRARAA, from the coding sequence ATGAATCCAGGCGTCTTTTACGCATTCGCGGCCTTTGCCATCTGGGGCCTCTTTCCGATCTACTTCAAGGCGCTCCATTCGATCGGCGCGATCGAAATGCTCGCGCACCGCATGGCGTGGTCGATGGCCTTTCTGCTGATCGTGCTGACCGCGCGGCGGCACTGGCAATGGCTCGTGCCCGTGGTGCGCGACAAGCGGCTCCTCGCGCGCTTCGCGGCGAGCGCGGTGCTGCTCTCGGCGAACTGGGGCATCTATATCTGGGCGGTGAACGACGGGCGCATCGTGGAGGCGAGTCTCGGCTACTTCATCAATCCGCTCGTCAACGTGCTGTTCGGCATGGCGTTCCTGCGCGAACGCCTGCGGCCGGTTCAGTGGATGGCGGTGATGGTCGCGGCGCTCGGCGTCGTGTGGCTCACGTGGGCGAACGGCGCGCCGCCGTGGATCAGCTTCGCGCTCGCGCTGACCTTCGGCGGATATGGCCTGCTGCGCAAGACCGCGTCGCTCGGCGCGCTCAAGGGGCTCACGCTCGAAACCCTGCTGCTGTGTCCGGTCGCGCTGCTCTATCTTTTTCTGCTCGGCTCGCACGGCGCGAGCGGCTTCGGGCAGGCGACGTTCGGCGTCAAGCTGCTGCTCGCGGCGGCCGGACCGGTGACGGCCGTGCCGCTGCTGCTGTTCGGCGCTGGCGCGCGACGCATTCCGCTGTCGATGCTCGGCCTCATCCAGTACATCACGCCGACGCTGCAATTGCTGATCGGCGTGGCGATTTATCGCGAGGCGTTCGGGCACGATCAGCTCATCGGCTACGGCGCGATCTGGAGCGCGCTCGCGCTGTATTCGCTCGAAGGCTTCTATCGGGCGGGGCGGGCGCGGGCAGCCTGA
- a CDS encoding aldo/keto reductase, producing the protein MQYRKFGSTGLTVSRLTLGTMTFGLQTDENVSRGIMDRAREAGVNFIDTADVYPLGGTHDIVGRTEEIVGRWLAGKRDQFILATKAVGVMGPLDWNKGASRKHLLDAIDASLRRLNTDYVDLYQLHMDDRDTPLDETLEALDVIVRHGKARYIGVSNFLAYRLARALGRADVLRTARFVSVQPRYNLLFRQIERELLPLSTEEGLAVIPYNPLAGGLLTGKHKHGAAPSDGRFTATVGKAGEMYQERYWHEREFQTIEKLKEIVAPTGRSLASTSLAWVLENPAVTSAIIGASRPEQLDDTLAAVDQPLDPDIKAKLDDATVEYRWGDASR; encoded by the coding sequence GTGCAATACCGCAAATTCGGCAGCACCGGACTCACCGTTTCGCGTCTCACCCTGGGCACCATGACCTTCGGTCTGCAGACCGACGAAAACGTGTCGCGCGGCATCATGGACCGGGCGCGCGAGGCCGGTGTCAACTTCATCGATACGGCGGATGTCTATCCGCTCGGCGGCACGCACGATATCGTCGGCCGCACCGAAGAGATCGTCGGGCGATGGCTCGCGGGCAAGCGCGATCAGTTCATCCTCGCGACGAAAGCCGTCGGGGTGATGGGGCCGCTCGACTGGAACAAGGGCGCGTCGCGCAAGCATCTGCTCGATGCCATCGACGCGTCGCTGAGACGCCTGAACACCGATTACGTCGATCTGTACCAGCTCCATATGGACGACCGCGACACGCCGCTCGACGAGACGCTCGAGGCGCTCGACGTGATCGTGCGGCACGGCAAGGCGCGCTATATCGGCGTGTCCAATTTCCTGGCGTACCGGCTCGCGCGGGCGCTGGGCCGCGCCGACGTGCTGCGGACCGCGCGTTTCGTGTCCGTGCAGCCGCGCTATAACCTGCTGTTCCGGCAGATCGAGCGCGAGTTGCTGCCGCTTTCGACCGAAGAAGGGCTCGCCGTCATTCCGTACAACCCGCTCGCGGGCGGGCTGCTGACAGGCAAACACAAGCACGGCGCGGCGCCTTCCGATGGACGCTTCACCGCGACGGTCGGCAAGGCGGGCGAGATGTATCAGGAGCGTTACTGGCACGAGCGCGAGTTCCAGACCATCGAGAAGCTAAAGGAAATCGTCGCGCCGACGGGGCGCTCGCTTGCCAGCACGTCGCTCGCGTGGGTGCTGGAAAATCCCGCGGTGACTTCGGCGATCATCGGCGCGAGCCGCCCGGAGCAGCTCGACGACACGCTCGCGGCCGTCGATCAGCCGCTCGATCCGGACATCAAGGCGAAGCTCGATGATGCGACCGTCGAGTACCGCTGGGGCGATGCATCGCGGTAA
- a CDS encoding LysR family transcriptional regulator encodes MLNPLWLSTFATVAASHSFTDAGRQLGLRQSSVSEHIRRLEESVGRRLFLRDTHSLALTADGEAMLVHARVILEAMAHAESQFSSPRLRGRVRLGSSDDLALGPLPSVLAAFRDTHPDVELEITIGMTGRLYQLLDAGELDLAVGKRRLGDARGTRLFSGRLEWLAKPGTVVDTTLPLPLILVAEPSVTRAVVLDSLAMSGARWQMVCTSSSHAGCIAAARGGLGLTVRSHFLAGRGLAPPVNRAELPELPEVEFIAFGAKHLSRPAETLLQLLQNSDLRGEWDGE; translated from the coding sequence ATGCTCAATCCGCTCTGGCTGAGTACTTTTGCGACGGTAGCCGCGTCGCACAGCTTCACCGATGCCGGACGGCAGCTTGGTCTGCGTCAGTCCAGTGTGTCGGAGCATATCCGGCGCCTGGAAGAAAGCGTGGGCCGGCGGCTCTTCCTGCGCGACACGCACTCGCTCGCCCTGACCGCCGACGGCGAGGCTATGCTCGTTCACGCCCGCGTCATTCTCGAAGCGATGGCGCACGCGGAATCCCAATTCAGTTCGCCACGATTACGCGGTCGCGTGCGGCTCGGCTCGTCGGACGATCTCGCGCTCGGGCCGCTGCCGAGCGTGCTCGCCGCGTTTCGCGACACGCATCCGGACGTGGAACTGGAAATCACCATCGGGATGACCGGGCGGCTGTATCAGCTGCTCGACGCGGGCGAACTGGATCTCGCCGTCGGCAAGCGCCGTCTGGGCGATGCCCGCGGCACGCGGCTTTTCAGCGGGCGGCTGGAATGGCTCGCGAAGCCGGGCACTGTCGTCGATACGACTCTGCCGCTGCCGCTGATTCTGGTCGCAGAGCCGAGCGTCACGCGCGCCGTCGTGCTCGATTCCCTCGCGATGAGCGGCGCGCGCTGGCAGATGGTCTGCACGAGCAGCAGCCACGCCGGCTGTATCGCGGCGGCGCGCGGCGGCCTTGGGCTGACGGTGCGCTCGCATTTTCTGGCGGGGCGCGGGCTCGCGCCGCCGGTCAATCGCGCGGAGTTGCCGGAGTTGCCCGAAGTCGAATTCATCGCGTTTGGCGCGAAGCATCTGAGCCGGCCAGCGGAGACGCTGCTTCAGCTTCTGCAGAACAGCGATCTGCGCGGGGAATGGGACGGCGAGTAG
- a CDS encoding tannase/feruloyl esterase family alpha/beta hydrolase, with amino-acid sequence MIPLSRAHAAAYVTKHCEDLAGKTVPASIIGLPTRGALIVTASAVKAAAPGNRNGEYCRVTGIIRAIQDTTPDIRFEVNLPGRWNGRALQMGGGGYNGVLVSGTEPMPFAPDSTPLARGYATFGSDSGHVGNSGRADFAVNDEAIVNFGFAHLKKTRDVALALIEMGYGRLPDKIYFAGGSTGGREGFTVIERFPNDYDGVIANAPAINFSGVRLLGVKVGQASYAKPGGFVGLAQQRRVYETVVHECDRLDGLADGIVGNVEACRQLEPQIIASLRCANGQRPSLRDSCLSDAQLDTLELLRDGLSMPYPLAYGATEYPGYNVFQGVDFTSMLGLGDSPTLVNPPTFAANGYLFAQGDAYIRHFVTRDAAASALAFDIDNPGRYRQRLVTLAYTVGAMDPDFTAFIAHGGKLVAMHGLADEVISPNETIAFYHGLVERYGQETVDSFMRLYMVPGFQHGNGVFIPAWDELGALDEWVSNGVAPETLVGTDIAPATNGRTRPICRYPTYPRYLGKGRVNLAASFRCTAP; translated from the coding sequence CTGATACCGCTCTCGCGCGCGCACGCCGCCGCCTACGTGACGAAGCACTGCGAAGACCTCGCGGGCAAGACAGTGCCCGCGTCGATCATCGGCCTGCCGACGCGCGGCGCGCTCATCGTGACGGCATCGGCAGTCAAGGCGGCCGCGCCGGGCAACCGCAACGGCGAGTATTGCCGCGTCACCGGAATCATTCGCGCGATTCAGGACACGACGCCCGACATCCGCTTCGAAGTGAACCTCCCGGGCCGCTGGAACGGCCGCGCGCTGCAAATGGGCGGCGGCGGCTACAACGGCGTGCTCGTGTCCGGCACCGAACCCATGCCTTTCGCGCCCGACTCGACGCCGCTCGCGCGCGGTTACGCGACCTTCGGCTCGGACTCGGGCCACGTCGGCAATTCGGGGCGCGCGGACTTCGCGGTGAACGACGAAGCCATCGTCAATTTCGGCTTCGCGCATCTCAAGAAGACGCGCGATGTCGCGCTCGCGCTCATCGAAATGGGCTACGGGCGGCTGCCGGACAAGATCTACTTCGCGGGCGGCTCGACGGGCGGCCGCGAAGGTTTCACCGTGATCGAACGGTTCCCGAACGACTACGATGGCGTGATCGCCAATGCGCCCGCCATCAACTTTTCGGGCGTGCGGCTGCTCGGCGTGAAAGTCGGGCAGGCATCTTATGCGAAGCCGGGCGGCTTCGTCGGGCTCGCGCAGCAGCGGCGCGTGTACGAGACGGTGGTCCACGAATGCGACCGGCTCGACGGTCTGGCGGACGGCATCGTCGGCAATGTGGAGGCGTGCCGCCAGCTCGAACCGCAGATCATCGCGTCATTGCGATGCGCGAACGGCCAGCGTCCGTCGCTACGCGACAGTTGCCTCTCCGATGCGCAACTCGACACGCTCGAACTGCTGCGCGACGGTCTTTCCATGCCGTATCCGCTCGCCTACGGCGCCACGGAGTATCCCGGCTACAACGTGTTTCAGGGCGTGGATTTCACGAGCATGCTCGGGCTCGGCGATTCGCCGACGCTCGTGAATCCGCCGACCTTCGCGGCCAACGGCTATCTCTTCGCGCAGGGCGACGCGTATATCCGCCACTTCGTCACGCGCGACGCGGCCGCCAGCGCGCTCGCCTTCGATATCGACAACCCCGGCCGCTACCGGCAGCGGCTCGTCACGCTTGCGTACACGGTCGGCGCGATGGACCCGGATTTCACCGCGTTCATCGCGCACGGCGGCAAGCTCGTCGCGATGCACGGCCTGGCCGACGAAGTCATCAGCCCGAACGAGACCATCGCGTTTTATCACGGGCTCGTCGAGCGTTACGGTCAGGAGACCGTCGATTCGTTCATGCGGCTCTACATGGTGCCCGGCTTCCAGCACGGCAACGGCGTATTCATTCCCGCATGGGACGAACTCGGCGCGCTCGACGAATGGGTGAGCAACGGCGTCGCGCCGGAGACGCTCGTCGGCACCGACATCGCGCCCGCCACCAACGGACGCACGCGTCCCATCTGCCGATACCCGACTTATCCGCGCTATCTCGGCAAGGGACGAGTAAATCTGGCCGCGAGCTTCCGCTGCACGGCCCCGTGA
- a CDS encoding AI-2E family transporter codes for MNNHQSVHQNFFHILLFVVTVALGWVLLPFFGAIFWGAILALLFQPMQRWLTVRFGKRRNLAALATLAAAILIVIIPVSLVAVTLVQEIALVYTRIKSGDLNFGMYFQHVLHALPASVQQLLGRYGLDDIGGVQSKLMEGASRISQFAAAQALLIGQNTFQFIVSFGVMLYLVFFLLRDGGEIGRRIRRALPLDPAPKQHLIAKFTTVVRATVKGNIAVAAVQGLLGGLIFWILGINGSLLWGVLMAFLSLLPAVGAALVWAPAALYFFMTGEIWRGLILVVFCVVVIGLVDNVLRPILVGKDTKMPDWVVLISTLGGMALFGINGFVIGPLVAALFMASWDIFSQDEDAQ; via the coding sequence ATGAACAACCACCAGTCCGTCCACCAGAACTTCTTTCATATCCTGCTGTTCGTCGTGACCGTTGCGCTCGGCTGGGTGTTGCTGCCGTTCTTCGGCGCGATCTTCTGGGGGGCGATCCTCGCACTGCTCTTCCAGCCGATGCAGCGTTGGCTCACGGTGCGCTTCGGCAAGCGCCGCAACCTCGCCGCGCTCGCGACGCTCGCCGCCGCGATTCTCATCGTCATCATTCCGGTGTCGCTCGTCGCGGTGACGCTTGTGCAGGAAATCGCGCTCGTCTATACGCGCATCAAGAGCGGCGACCTGAACTTCGGCATGTACTTTCAGCATGTGCTCCACGCACTGCCGGCGTCCGTGCAACAGTTGCTCGGGCGCTACGGGCTCGACGACATCGGCGGCGTGCAAAGCAAGCTGATGGAAGGCGCCTCGCGCATCAGCCAGTTTGCGGCCGCACAAGCGCTGCTGATCGGCCAGAACACGTTTCAGTTCATCGTGAGCTTCGGCGTCATGCTGTATCTCGTGTTCTTCTTGCTGCGCGATGGCGGCGAGATCGGACGGCGCATCCGGCGCGCGCTTCCGCTCGATCCGGCGCCGAAGCAACATCTGATCGCGAAGTTCACGACCGTCGTGCGCGCGACGGTCAAGGGCAACATCGCGGTCGCCGCCGTGCAGGGTTTGCTCGGCGGGCTGATCTTCTGGATTCTCGGCATCAACGGCTCGCTGCTTTGGGGCGTGTTGATGGCGTTTCTGTCGCTCTTGCCGGCAGTCGGCGCGGCGCTCGTGTGGGCGCCTGCCGCGCTCTACTTCTTCATGACCGGCGAGATCTGGCGCGGGCTGATTCTGGTGGTGTTCTGCGTCGTCGTGATCGGTCTCGTCGACAACGTGTTGCGTCCGATTCTCGTCGGCAAGGACACGAAGATGCCGGACTGGGTCGTGCTCATTTCGACGCTCGGCGGCATGGCGCTGTTCGGCATCAACGGCTTCGTGATCGGGCCGCTCGTGGCCGCGCTGTTCATGGCGAGCTGGGATATTTTCTCGCAGGACGAAGACGCGCAATAA
- a CDS encoding glycosyltransferase family 9 protein has translation MLKTYDDLYSKLYAGDVEECWRFLDERRAADGNTAEYWHWRALVHLRAGQFLQALDICFMLTRLSDSFAFHVHCMCDVAGHLGLKEVALAGIESFARKASTPEIAAFLWRVYGWHYLGDDERVLELKADGIDEHSAFVLGHHQARSRMRLDGIARGVEAMHRYWSSDDARRVLFPHVNREGYWTGQRALPARLSVRLIASGFGDLVNWARYIGALQAMGVDVEYDTELFRVATPEPDQAEFVRAMEIAGFTRPSGDGAMWTDPFTLFTALFPVLGHAPSHRYIEPADPSAVDAVIDRIWHRARGRRCVGVFWSSCESANNFASRSLTLPDLAPLFDNQSDVYWVVMQRGFERRRWLNDPRSSDLDRFTTLGLDMTLAQSAALIDRLDAFIGNDGGLTHFAGALGKRSYLFLNHVAEWRYEREGTATAWYPNMRVVRARELGAWGDVVGTLQRLLGADAR, from the coding sequence ATGCTCAAAACCTACGACGATCTTTATTCAAAACTCTACGCGGGTGATGTGGAGGAATGCTGGCGCTTTCTCGACGAACGGCGCGCCGCGGACGGCAACACCGCGGAATACTGGCATTGGCGCGCATTAGTGCACTTGCGCGCCGGTCAATTCCTTCAGGCGCTCGATATCTGTTTCATGCTGACGCGCCTGTCCGACTCTTTCGCTTTTCACGTGCATTGCATGTGCGACGTTGCCGGGCATCTCGGTCTGAAAGAAGTCGCGCTCGCGGGAATCGAATCGTTCGCCCGTAAAGCGTCCACGCCGGAGATCGCCGCTTTTCTGTGGCGCGTGTACGGCTGGCATTATCTCGGCGACGACGAGCGCGTGCTCGAACTGAAAGCCGACGGCATCGACGAACATTCCGCGTTCGTGCTCGGCCATCATCAGGCACGCAGTCGCATGCGGCTCGACGGCATCGCGCGCGGCGTCGAGGCGATGCACCGATACTGGTCGTCCGACGATGCACGGCGCGTGCTTTTTCCTCATGTCAACCGCGAAGGCTATTGGACCGGTCAGCGCGCCCTGCCCGCGCGCCTGTCGGTGCGCCTCATCGCGTCGGGCTTCGGCGATCTGGTGAACTGGGCGCGCTATATCGGCGCGTTGCAGGCCATGGGCGTCGACGTCGAATACGACACCGAGCTTTTCCGTGTCGCGACGCCCGAGCCCGATCAGGCCGAGTTCGTCCGGGCCATGGAGATCGCCGGTTTCACGCGGCCGAGCGGTGACGGCGCAATGTGGACCGACCCGTTCACGCTCTTCACCGCCCTCTTCCCGGTGCTGGGCCACGCGCCGTCGCACCGGTACATCGAACCGGCCGATCCCTCGGCGGTCGACGCCGTCATCGACCGCATCTGGCATCGCGCGCGTGGCCGGCGCTGCGTCGGCGTGTTCTGGTCGTCGTGCGAATCGGCGAACAATTTCGCGAGCCGCAGCCTGACGCTGCCGGACCTCGCTCCGCTCTTCGACAACCAGAGCGACGTCTACTGGGTCGTGATGCAGCGCGGATTCGAGCGCCGCCGCTGGCTGAACGACCCGCGTTCGTCCGATCTCGACCGGTTCACGACACTCGGTCTCGACATGACGCTCGCTCAGTCGGCGGCGCTCATCGACCGGCTGGATGCGTTCATCGGCAACGACGGCGGGCTCACGCATTTCGCCGGAGCGCTCGGCAAGCGCAGCTACCTCTTTCTGAATCACGTGGCCGAATGGCGTTACGAGCGCGAAGGCACCGCGACCGCCTGGTACCCGAACATGCGCGTCGTGCGGGCGCGCGAACTGGGCGCCTGGGGCGATGTCGTCGGCACCTTGCAGCGACTGCTCGGCGCCGACGCACGGTAA
- a CDS encoding YciI family protein, whose product MAFLLLIVEPVGQRAQRTAEEGREAYRQMVEFADELKARGVLRACESLTSLADASRVSTVKGDARVIDGPFAEAKEMIGGFFLLDCETHAEAVAIAAECPAAAWCTVEVRKLGPCYL is encoded by the coding sequence GTGGCTTTCCTGTTGCTTATCGTCGAACCCGTTGGTCAGCGCGCACAGCGCACGGCGGAGGAAGGGCGCGAAGCGTATCGGCAGATGGTTGAATTCGCCGACGAGTTGAAAGCGCGCGGTGTTTTGCGTGCCTGCGAATCGCTGACGTCGCTCGCGGATGCGTCGCGCGTGTCGACCGTCAAAGGCGACGCGCGAGTCATCGACGGACCATTCGCCGAAGCCAAGGAAATGATCGGCGGCTTCTTCCTGCTGGATTGCGAAACTCACGCGGAAGCCGTGGCGATCGCGGCCGAGTGCCCGGCGGCGGCATGGTGCACGGTCGAGGTCCGCAAGCTCGGGCCGTGCTATCTGTGA
- a CDS encoding RNA polymerase sigma factor — MSASSDEREAATRRTIEAVWRIESAKVIASVARVVHDVALAQELAQDAFVAALEHWSRAGVPEKPGAWLMTTAKNRALDRLRQHALHARKHEELGRDLDAQEMHVTPDFVDSLDAAREDDIGDDLLRLVFTACHPVLSLDARVALTMRLLGGLTTDEIARAFLAPEPTIAQRIVRAKRTLSAARVPFEVPKGDERTARIASVLEVIYLIFNEGYSATAGDDWMRPALCEDALRLGRILAELMPLESEVHGLVALMEIQASRTKARVDRDGRPVLLPDQDRSRWDPLLIRRGLAALRRAEALGGARGVYALQAALAACHVRAPSAAETDWTMIVALYDALMQVAPTPVIELNRAVAVSMASGPEAALAIVDRLRDESALKSYHWLPGVRADLLARLGRVDEARAEFARAAELAKNGREREFLLRRSRDME, encoded by the coding sequence GTGAGCGCGTCGTCGGACGAGCGGGAAGCGGCGACGCGGCGGACCATCGAGGCGGTCTGGCGGATCGAATCGGCGAAAGTGATCGCTAGCGTGGCGCGTGTGGTGCACGACGTCGCGCTCGCGCAAGAGCTGGCGCAGGACGCGTTCGTCGCGGCGCTCGAGCACTGGAGCCGCGCGGGCGTGCCCGAGAAACCGGGAGCGTGGCTCATGACGACCGCGAAGAACAGGGCGCTCGACCGTCTGCGCCAGCACGCGCTGCACGCGCGCAAGCACGAGGAACTGGGCCGCGATCTCGACGCGCAGGAGATGCACGTCACGCCCGATTTCGTCGATTCGCTCGACGCCGCGCGCGAAGACGATATCGGCGACGATCTCCTTCGGCTCGTGTTCACGGCGTGTCATCCGGTGCTGTCGCTGGATGCGCGCGTCGCGCTGACCATGCGGCTGCTTGGCGGACTCACGACCGACGAGATCGCGCGCGCGTTTCTCGCGCCGGAGCCGACGATCGCGCAGCGCATCGTGCGGGCGAAGCGCACGCTGTCGGCGGCGCGCGTGCCGTTCGAGGTGCCGAAGGGCGACGAACGCACGGCGCGGATCGCATCGGTGCTCGAAGTCATCTATCTCATTTTCAACGAAGGCTACTCGGCGACCGCCGGCGACGACTGGATGCGTCCGGCGCTGTGCGAGGACGCGCTGCGGCTCGGGCGCATCCTCGCTGAACTCATGCCGCTGGAAAGCGAAGTGCACGGCCTCGTCGCGCTGATGGAGATTCAGGCGTCGCGGACGAAAGCGCGCGTGGACCGCGACGGCCGTCCGGTGCTATTGCCCGATCAGGATCGCAGCCGTTGGGATCCGTTGCTGATCCGGCGCGGTCTCGCGGCGCTGCGGCGAGCCGAGGCGCTGGGCGGTGCGCGCGGCGTGTACGCGCTGCAGGCGGCGCTGGCGGCATGCCACGTGCGCGCGCCGAGCGCCGCCGAGACCGACTGGACGATGATCGTCGCGCTTTACGATGCGCTGATGCAGGTGGCGCCGACGCCCGTTATCGAGCTGAATCGCGCGGTCGCGGTGAGCATGGCGTCGGGGCCGGAAGCGGCGCTTGCCATCGTCGACCGGCTGCGGGATGAATCGGCGCTCAAGAGTTATCACTGGCTGCCGGGCGTGCGCGCGGATTTATTGGCTCGGCTGGGTCGCGTCGATGAAGCGCGAGCGGAGTTCGCCCGAGCGGCGGAGTTGGCGAAGAACGGACGGGAGCGGGAGTTTCTGCTGCGACGGAGCCGGGACATGGAATGA
- a CDS encoding DUF2917 domain-containing protein, producing MEELSQVLEGRGARHGVASGTLHASGARVVVYVEVTPHQMISWRLSRDAELRADASIWLTRHQDPYDYWLAPGDVVRLARGERVWLSSESERAVEVSLTSYRTERIRPAWSRFIARLIARFVPRAVSAF from the coding sequence ATGGAAGAGCTATCGCAAGTGCTGGAAGGGCGTGGCGCGCGTCACGGAGTCGCGTCGGGCACGCTGCACGCATCGGGTGCGCGCGTGGTTGTGTATGTCGAGGTGACGCCGCATCAGATGATCTCGTGGCGGCTTTCGCGCGATGCCGAACTGCGCGCGGATGCCTCGATATGGCTCACGCGTCATCAGGACCCCTACGACTACTGGCTCGCGCCCGGCGACGTCGTGCGCCTTGCGCGCGGCGAACGCGTGTGGCTGTCGTCGGAGTCGGAGCGTGCGGTCGAGGTGTCGCTGACTTCGTATCGCACGGAGCGGATCAGGCCCGCGTGGTCGCGCTTCATCGCTCGCCTGATTGCTCGCTTCGTCCCTCGTGCCGTGAGCGCGTTCTGA
- a CDS encoding VOC family protein encodes MHRQIFVNLAVRDLKQSMTFFKALGLSFDPAFTNDAAACLVLGENIYAMLLTEPFFRTFTDKTLVDARESVEALVCLSCESRAEVDELVAKAVAAGGRTPRPPQDHGAMYGHAFEDLDGHVWELVHMDPEAA; translated from the coding sequence ATGCACAGGCAGATTTTCGTGAACCTGGCGGTTCGCGACCTCAAGCAATCCATGACGTTTTTCAAGGCGCTCGGCCTGAGCTTCGACCCGGCCTTCACCAACGACGCCGCCGCGTGCCTCGTCCTGGGCGAGAACATCTACGCGATGCTGCTCACCGAGCCGTTTTTCAGGACCTTCACCGACAAGACGCTCGTCGATGCTCGGGAAAGCGTGGAGGCGCTCGTGTGTCTGTCGTGCGAGAGCAGGGCGGAAGTGGACGAACTCGTCGCGAAGGCCGTGGCCGCGGGCGGGCGCACGCCGCGGCCGCCGCAGGATCACGGCGCCATGTACGGCCACGCATTCGAGGACCTCGACGGCCATGTCTGGGAACTCGTCCACATGGACCCGGAAGCGGCGTGA